In Salmo salar chromosome ssa15, Ssal_v3.1, whole genome shotgun sequence, one genomic interval encodes:
- the LOC106572001 gene encoding cyclin-dependent kinase 11B isoform X1 has protein sequence MGDEKDTWKVKTLDEILQEKKRRRELEERTEPKSQKNCVPCPGPQTDDREAKRNTPEEGELRDKKMEITIRNSPYIREDSTEDRGSLFVESLALDSLPNSRGEEDESLAIKPPQQMARKDKSHHRKEEKRKDKRRRRSHSAEGVAAAGKHVRPKDRESERRKRQWEEQDKARRDWERQKRREQARAQSRRERAPDRIPPSSPDYRDRLEQVERQRERDRKLREQQQKEQREQKERERRAEERRKEREARREVPSHHRALPDEYGDKPKQSHRSRSPNQAPQDRLEHSSEPRRTSVKDEKPEDKDLLSDLQDISDSERKTSTGESSLGSGSGSGSDDEEGNGVEDGSSSLSEGENEESGTGESDQTAGVVSEDEQSEEEFEEERENGNHIPPVPESRFDHDTEESGEEEEEEAGDGDVTPQSVSHSHSATPEPEENYIPDSPPISPVELKKELPKYLPALQGCRSVEEFQCLNRIEEGTYGVVYRAKDKKTDEIVALKRLKMEKEKEGFPITSLREINTILKAQHPNIVTVREIVVGSNMDKIYIVMNYVEHDLKSLMETMKQPFLPGEVKTLMIQLLRGVRHLHDNWILHRDLKTSNLLLSHKGILKVGDFGLAREYGSPLKPYTPVVVTLWYRSPELLLGAKEYSTAVDMWSVGCIFGELLTQKPLFPGKSEIDQINKIFKDLGSPSEKIWPGYNELPAVKKMTFTEYPYNNLRKRFGALLSDQGFDLMNKFLTYCPSKRILSDEALKHEYFRETPQPIEPSMFPTWPAKSEQQRVKRGTSPRPPEGGLGYSQLGDDDLKDSGFHLTTSNQGASAVGPGFSLKF, from the exons ATGGGGGACGAAAAGGACACCTGGAAAGTGAAAACACTAGACGAAATTCTCCAAGAGAAGAAACGCAGAAGGGAgctggaagagaggacagagccCAAAAGCCAGAAAAAT TGCGTTCCGTGCCCTGGTCCACAGACGGATGATCGGGAAGCCAAACGAAACACTCCGGAGGAAGGAGAACTACGggataaaaaaatggaaataacAATCCGGAATTCCCCGTACATACGGGAAGACTCCACAGAGGACAG GGGCAGCCTGTTTGTTGAGTCGTTGGCACTAGACAGTCTTCCCAATTCCAGGGGAGAAGAGGATGAATCGCTGGCAATAAAGCCTCCCCAGCAAATGGCCAGGAAAGACAAATCTCACCACagaaaggaggagaagagaaaggaCAAGAGACGCCGTCGCAGTCACTCTGCTGAAGGAG tagcagcagcagggaAACACGTGCGGCCCAAAGACAGGGAGAGTGAGCGCAGGAAGCGGCAGTGGGAGGAGCAGGACAAGGCCCGGCGAGACTGGGAGAGGCAGAAACGCAGGGAGCAGGCCAGAGCCCAATCCCGCAGAGAGAG AGCTCCTGACAGGATTCCCCCGTCTTCCCCGGACTACAGGGACAGGTTGGAGCAGGTGGAGCGCCAGCGCGAGAGAGACCGCAAGCTCCGTGAGCAGCAGCAGAAGGAGCAGCGcgagcagaaggagagagagaggagggcagaggagcgCCGCAAAGAGCGTGAGGCGCGCCGAGAAG TCCCGTCCCACCACCGTGCGCTGCCCGATGAGTACGGGGACAAGCCCAAACAGAGCCACCGCAGCCGCAGCCCCAACCAGGCTCCCCAGGACCGACTGGAGCACAGCAGCGAGCCACGTAGAACTAGTG TGAAAGATGAGAAGCCAGAGGACAAGGACCTTCTCTCTGACCTTCAGGACATCAGTGACAGTGAGAGGAAGACCAGCACAGGAGAGTCCTCCTTAG GCTCCGGCTCAGGGTCGGGCTCTGACGATGAGGAGGGTAATGGCGTTGAAGATGGATCTAGCAGCCTGAGCGAGGGAGAGAATGAGGAATCAGGCACAGGAGAATCTGACCAGACTGCAG GTGTGGTGAGTGAAGACGAGCAGTCTGAGGAAGAgtttgaggaagagagagagaacggcaaCCATATTCCCCCAG TGCCAGAGTCGCGATTTGACCACGATACTGAGGaaagtggagaggaagaggaagaggaggcaggGGATGGAGACGTGACCCCCCAGTCTGTGTCTCACTCCCACTCAGCCACCCCTGAGCCTGAGGAGAACTACATCCCCgactctccccccatctcccctGTGGAGCTAAAGAAGGAGCTGCCCAAGTAcctgccagctctacag GGCTGTCGCAGTGTCGAGGAGTTCCAGTGTCTGAATCGTATCGAGGAAGGGACCTACGGCGTGGTGTATAGGGCCAAGGACAAAAAGACAG ATGAGATTGTGGCCTTAAAGCGTCTGAagatggagaaggagaaagaaggTTTCCCCATCACGTCTCTCAGAGAGATCAACACCATTCTGAAGGCCCAGCACCCCAACATCGTCACTGTCAGG GAAATCGTCGTTGGAAGCAACATGGACAAGATCTACATTGTGATGAATTACGTGGAGCACGACCTGAAAAGCTTGATGGAGACCATGAAGCAGCCTTTTCTCCCAG GCGAAGTGAAGACGCTGATGATCCAGCTGCTGCGAGGCGTCCGTCATCTCCACGACAACTGGATCCTCCACCGCGACCTGAAGACCTCTAACCTGCTGCTCAGCCACAAGGGGATCCTGAAG GTGGGGGACTTTGGTCTGGCCCGTGAGTATGGTTCTCCCCTGAAGCCCTACACCCCTGTGGTGGTGACCCTGTGGTACCGTTCTCCAGAACTGCTGCTGGGAGCCAAA GAGTACTCCACAGCTGTGGACATGTGGTCTGTAGGCTGCATATTTGGAGAGCTCCTTACCCAGAAACCTCTCTTCCCTGGAAAATCCGAAATCGACCAAATTAACAAGATATTTAAG GACCTTGGGTCGCCCAGCGAGAAGATTTGGCCAGGCTACAACGAGCTCCCTGCTGTGAAGAAGATGACTTTTACAGAGTACCCCTACAACAACTTGCGCAAGCGCTTCGGAGCCCTGCTTTCAGACCAGGGCTTCGACCTCATGAACAA GTTCCTCACCTACTGCCCCAGCAAGAGGATCCTGTCGGACGAGGCGCTGAAGCACGAGTATTTCCGGGAGACACCGCAGCCCATCGAGCCCTCCATGTTCCCCACCTGGCCGGCCAAGAGCGAGCAACAGAGGGTGAAGAGGGGCACCAGCCCACGCCCCCCCGAGGGAGGCCTGGGCTACAGTCAGCTG GGTGACGATGACCTGAAAGACTCAGGCTTCCATCTGACTACCAGCAACCAAGGGGCTTCTGCCGTGGGCCCAGGGTTCAGCCTCAAGTTCTGA
- the LOC106572001 gene encoding cyclin-dependent kinase 11B isoform X5 has product MGDEKDTWKVKTLDEILQEKKRRRELEERTEPKSQKNCVPCPGPQTDDREAKRNTPEEGELRDKKMEITIRNSPYIREDSTEDRGEEDESLAIKPPQQMARKDKSHHRKEEKRKDKRRRRSHSAEGVAAAGKHVRPKDRESERRKRQWEEQDKARRDWERQKRREQARAQSRRERAPDRIPPSSPDYRDRLEQVERQRERDRKLREQQQKEQREQKERERRAEERRKEREARREVPSHHRALPDEYGDKPKQSHRSRSPNQAPQDRLEHSSEPRRTSVKDEKPEDKDLLSDLQDISDSERKTSTGESSLGSGSGSGSDDEEGNGVEDGSSSLSEGENEESGTGESDQTAGVVSEDEQSEEEFEEERENGNHIPPVPESRFDHDTEESGEEEEEEAGDGDVTPQSVSHSHSATPEPEENYIPDSPPISPVELKKELPKYLPALQGCRSVEEFQCLNRIEEGTYGVVYRAKDKKTDEIVALKRLKMEKEKEGFPITSLREINTILKAQHPNIVTVREIVVGSNMDKIYIVMNYVEHDLKSLMETMKQPFLPGEVKTLMIQLLRGVRHLHDNWILHRDLKTSNLLLSHKGILKVGDFGLAREYGSPLKPYTPVVVTLWYRSPELLLGAKEYSTAVDMWSVGCIFGELLTQKPLFPGKSEIDQINKIFKDLGSPSEKIWPGYNELPAVKKMTFTEYPYNNLRKRFGALLSDQGFDLMNKFLTYCPSKRILSDEALKHEYFRETPQPIEPSMFPTWPAKSEQQRVKRGTSPRPPEGGLGYSQLGDDDLKDSGFHLTTSNQGASAVGPGFSLKF; this is encoded by the exons ATGGGGGACGAAAAGGACACCTGGAAAGTGAAAACACTAGACGAAATTCTCCAAGAGAAGAAACGCAGAAGGGAgctggaagagaggacagagccCAAAAGCCAGAAAAAT TGCGTTCCGTGCCCTGGTCCACAGACGGATGATCGGGAAGCCAAACGAAACACTCCGGAGGAAGGAGAACTACGggataaaaaaatggaaataacAATCCGGAATTCCCCGTACATACGGGAAGACTCCACAGAGGACAG GGGAGAAGAGGATGAATCGCTGGCAATAAAGCCTCCCCAGCAAATGGCCAGGAAAGACAAATCTCACCACagaaaggaggagaagagaaaggaCAAGAGACGCCGTCGCAGTCACTCTGCTGAAGGAG tagcagcagcagggaAACACGTGCGGCCCAAAGACAGGGAGAGTGAGCGCAGGAAGCGGCAGTGGGAGGAGCAGGACAAGGCCCGGCGAGACTGGGAGAGGCAGAAACGCAGGGAGCAGGCCAGAGCCCAATCCCGCAGAGAGAG AGCTCCTGACAGGATTCCCCCGTCTTCCCCGGACTACAGGGACAGGTTGGAGCAGGTGGAGCGCCAGCGCGAGAGAGACCGCAAGCTCCGTGAGCAGCAGCAGAAGGAGCAGCGcgagcagaaggagagagagaggagggcagaggagcgCCGCAAAGAGCGTGAGGCGCGCCGAGAAG TCCCGTCCCACCACCGTGCGCTGCCCGATGAGTACGGGGACAAGCCCAAACAGAGCCACCGCAGCCGCAGCCCCAACCAGGCTCCCCAGGACCGACTGGAGCACAGCAGCGAGCCACGTAGAACTAGTG TGAAAGATGAGAAGCCAGAGGACAAGGACCTTCTCTCTGACCTTCAGGACATCAGTGACAGTGAGAGGAAGACCAGCACAGGAGAGTCCTCCTTAG GCTCCGGCTCAGGGTCGGGCTCTGACGATGAGGAGGGTAATGGCGTTGAAGATGGATCTAGCAGCCTGAGCGAGGGAGAGAATGAGGAATCAGGCACAGGAGAATCTGACCAGACTGCAG GTGTGGTGAGTGAAGACGAGCAGTCTGAGGAAGAgtttgaggaagagagagagaacggcaaCCATATTCCCCCAG TGCCAGAGTCGCGATTTGACCACGATACTGAGGaaagtggagaggaagaggaagaggaggcaggGGATGGAGACGTGACCCCCCAGTCTGTGTCTCACTCCCACTCAGCCACCCCTGAGCCTGAGGAGAACTACATCCCCgactctccccccatctcccctGTGGAGCTAAAGAAGGAGCTGCCCAAGTAcctgccagctctacag GGCTGTCGCAGTGTCGAGGAGTTCCAGTGTCTGAATCGTATCGAGGAAGGGACCTACGGCGTGGTGTATAGGGCCAAGGACAAAAAGACAG ATGAGATTGTGGCCTTAAAGCGTCTGAagatggagaaggagaaagaaggTTTCCCCATCACGTCTCTCAGAGAGATCAACACCATTCTGAAGGCCCAGCACCCCAACATCGTCACTGTCAGG GAAATCGTCGTTGGAAGCAACATGGACAAGATCTACATTGTGATGAATTACGTGGAGCACGACCTGAAAAGCTTGATGGAGACCATGAAGCAGCCTTTTCTCCCAG GCGAAGTGAAGACGCTGATGATCCAGCTGCTGCGAGGCGTCCGTCATCTCCACGACAACTGGATCCTCCACCGCGACCTGAAGACCTCTAACCTGCTGCTCAGCCACAAGGGGATCCTGAAG GTGGGGGACTTTGGTCTGGCCCGTGAGTATGGTTCTCCCCTGAAGCCCTACACCCCTGTGGTGGTGACCCTGTGGTACCGTTCTCCAGAACTGCTGCTGGGAGCCAAA GAGTACTCCACAGCTGTGGACATGTGGTCTGTAGGCTGCATATTTGGAGAGCTCCTTACCCAGAAACCTCTCTTCCCTGGAAAATCCGAAATCGACCAAATTAACAAGATATTTAAG GACCTTGGGTCGCCCAGCGAGAAGATTTGGCCAGGCTACAACGAGCTCCCTGCTGTGAAGAAGATGACTTTTACAGAGTACCCCTACAACAACTTGCGCAAGCGCTTCGGAGCCCTGCTTTCAGACCAGGGCTTCGACCTCATGAACAA GTTCCTCACCTACTGCCCCAGCAAGAGGATCCTGTCGGACGAGGCGCTGAAGCACGAGTATTTCCGGGAGACACCGCAGCCCATCGAGCCCTCCATGTTCCCCACCTGGCCGGCCAAGAGCGAGCAACAGAGGGTGAAGAGGGGCACCAGCCCACGCCCCCCCGAGGGAGGCCTGGGCTACAGTCAGCTG GGTGACGATGACCTGAAAGACTCAGGCTTCCATCTGACTACCAGCAACCAAGGGGCTTCTGCCGTGGGCCCAGGGTTCAGCCTCAAGTTCTGA
- the LOC106572001 gene encoding cyclin-dependent kinase 11B isoform X2: MGDEKDTWKVKTLDEILQEKKRRRELEERTEPKSQKNCVPCPGPQTDDREAKRNTPEEGELRDKKMEITIRNSPYIREDSTEDRGSLFVESLALDSLPNSRGEEDESLAIKPPQQMARKDKSHHRKEEKRKDKRRRRSHSAEGAAAGKHVRPKDRESERRKRQWEEQDKARRDWERQKRREQARAQSRRERAPDRIPPSSPDYRDRLEQVERQRERDRKLREQQQKEQREQKERERRAEERRKEREARREVPSHHRALPDEYGDKPKQSHRSRSPNQAPQDRLEHSSEPRRTSVKDEKPEDKDLLSDLQDISDSERKTSTGESSLGSGSGSGSDDEEGNGVEDGSSSLSEGENEESGTGESDQTAGVVSEDEQSEEEFEEERENGNHIPPVPESRFDHDTEESGEEEEEEAGDGDVTPQSVSHSHSATPEPEENYIPDSPPISPVELKKELPKYLPALQGCRSVEEFQCLNRIEEGTYGVVYRAKDKKTDEIVALKRLKMEKEKEGFPITSLREINTILKAQHPNIVTVREIVVGSNMDKIYIVMNYVEHDLKSLMETMKQPFLPGEVKTLMIQLLRGVRHLHDNWILHRDLKTSNLLLSHKGILKVGDFGLAREYGSPLKPYTPVVVTLWYRSPELLLGAKEYSTAVDMWSVGCIFGELLTQKPLFPGKSEIDQINKIFKDLGSPSEKIWPGYNELPAVKKMTFTEYPYNNLRKRFGALLSDQGFDLMNKFLTYCPSKRILSDEALKHEYFRETPQPIEPSMFPTWPAKSEQQRVKRGTSPRPPEGGLGYSQLGDDDLKDSGFHLTTSNQGASAVGPGFSLKF, translated from the exons ATGGGGGACGAAAAGGACACCTGGAAAGTGAAAACACTAGACGAAATTCTCCAAGAGAAGAAACGCAGAAGGGAgctggaagagaggacagagccCAAAAGCCAGAAAAAT TGCGTTCCGTGCCCTGGTCCACAGACGGATGATCGGGAAGCCAAACGAAACACTCCGGAGGAAGGAGAACTACGggataaaaaaatggaaataacAATCCGGAATTCCCCGTACATACGGGAAGACTCCACAGAGGACAG GGGCAGCCTGTTTGTTGAGTCGTTGGCACTAGACAGTCTTCCCAATTCCAGGGGAGAAGAGGATGAATCGCTGGCAATAAAGCCTCCCCAGCAAATGGCCAGGAAAGACAAATCTCACCACagaaaggaggagaagagaaaggaCAAGAGACGCCGTCGCAGTCACTCTGCTGAAGGAG cagcagcagggaAACACGTGCGGCCCAAAGACAGGGAGAGTGAGCGCAGGAAGCGGCAGTGGGAGGAGCAGGACAAGGCCCGGCGAGACTGGGAGAGGCAGAAACGCAGGGAGCAGGCCAGAGCCCAATCCCGCAGAGAGAG AGCTCCTGACAGGATTCCCCCGTCTTCCCCGGACTACAGGGACAGGTTGGAGCAGGTGGAGCGCCAGCGCGAGAGAGACCGCAAGCTCCGTGAGCAGCAGCAGAAGGAGCAGCGcgagcagaaggagagagagaggagggcagaggagcgCCGCAAAGAGCGTGAGGCGCGCCGAGAAG TCCCGTCCCACCACCGTGCGCTGCCCGATGAGTACGGGGACAAGCCCAAACAGAGCCACCGCAGCCGCAGCCCCAACCAGGCTCCCCAGGACCGACTGGAGCACAGCAGCGAGCCACGTAGAACTAGTG TGAAAGATGAGAAGCCAGAGGACAAGGACCTTCTCTCTGACCTTCAGGACATCAGTGACAGTGAGAGGAAGACCAGCACAGGAGAGTCCTCCTTAG GCTCCGGCTCAGGGTCGGGCTCTGACGATGAGGAGGGTAATGGCGTTGAAGATGGATCTAGCAGCCTGAGCGAGGGAGAGAATGAGGAATCAGGCACAGGAGAATCTGACCAGACTGCAG GTGTGGTGAGTGAAGACGAGCAGTCTGAGGAAGAgtttgaggaagagagagagaacggcaaCCATATTCCCCCAG TGCCAGAGTCGCGATTTGACCACGATACTGAGGaaagtggagaggaagaggaagaggaggcaggGGATGGAGACGTGACCCCCCAGTCTGTGTCTCACTCCCACTCAGCCACCCCTGAGCCTGAGGAGAACTACATCCCCgactctccccccatctcccctGTGGAGCTAAAGAAGGAGCTGCCCAAGTAcctgccagctctacag GGCTGTCGCAGTGTCGAGGAGTTCCAGTGTCTGAATCGTATCGAGGAAGGGACCTACGGCGTGGTGTATAGGGCCAAGGACAAAAAGACAG ATGAGATTGTGGCCTTAAAGCGTCTGAagatggagaaggagaaagaaggTTTCCCCATCACGTCTCTCAGAGAGATCAACACCATTCTGAAGGCCCAGCACCCCAACATCGTCACTGTCAGG GAAATCGTCGTTGGAAGCAACATGGACAAGATCTACATTGTGATGAATTACGTGGAGCACGACCTGAAAAGCTTGATGGAGACCATGAAGCAGCCTTTTCTCCCAG GCGAAGTGAAGACGCTGATGATCCAGCTGCTGCGAGGCGTCCGTCATCTCCACGACAACTGGATCCTCCACCGCGACCTGAAGACCTCTAACCTGCTGCTCAGCCACAAGGGGATCCTGAAG GTGGGGGACTTTGGTCTGGCCCGTGAGTATGGTTCTCCCCTGAAGCCCTACACCCCTGTGGTGGTGACCCTGTGGTACCGTTCTCCAGAACTGCTGCTGGGAGCCAAA GAGTACTCCACAGCTGTGGACATGTGGTCTGTAGGCTGCATATTTGGAGAGCTCCTTACCCAGAAACCTCTCTTCCCTGGAAAATCCGAAATCGACCAAATTAACAAGATATTTAAG GACCTTGGGTCGCCCAGCGAGAAGATTTGGCCAGGCTACAACGAGCTCCCTGCTGTGAAGAAGATGACTTTTACAGAGTACCCCTACAACAACTTGCGCAAGCGCTTCGGAGCCCTGCTTTCAGACCAGGGCTTCGACCTCATGAACAA GTTCCTCACCTACTGCCCCAGCAAGAGGATCCTGTCGGACGAGGCGCTGAAGCACGAGTATTTCCGGGAGACACCGCAGCCCATCGAGCCCTCCATGTTCCCCACCTGGCCGGCCAAGAGCGAGCAACAGAGGGTGAAGAGGGGCACCAGCCCACGCCCCCCCGAGGGAGGCCTGGGCTACAGTCAGCTG GGTGACGATGACCTGAAAGACTCAGGCTTCCATCTGACTACCAGCAACCAAGGGGCTTCTGCCGTGGGCCCAGGGTTCAGCCTCAAGTTCTGA
- the LOC106572001 gene encoding cyclin-dependent kinase 11B isoform X3, protein MGDEKDTWKVKTLDEILQEKKRRRELEERTEPKSQKNCVPCPGPQTDDREAKRNTPEEGELRDKKMEITIRNSPYIREDSTEDRGSLFVESLALDSLPNSRGEEDESLAIKPPQQMARKDKSHHRKEEKRKDKRRRRSHSAEGVAAAGKHVRPKDRESERRKRQWEEQDKARRDWERQKRREQARAQSRRERDRLEQVERQRERDRKLREQQQKEQREQKERERRAEERRKEREARREVPSHHRALPDEYGDKPKQSHRSRSPNQAPQDRLEHSSEPRRTSVKDEKPEDKDLLSDLQDISDSERKTSTGESSLGSGSGSGSDDEEGNGVEDGSSSLSEGENEESGTGESDQTAGVVSEDEQSEEEFEEERENGNHIPPVPESRFDHDTEESGEEEEEEAGDGDVTPQSVSHSHSATPEPEENYIPDSPPISPVELKKELPKYLPALQGCRSVEEFQCLNRIEEGTYGVVYRAKDKKTDEIVALKRLKMEKEKEGFPITSLREINTILKAQHPNIVTVREIVVGSNMDKIYIVMNYVEHDLKSLMETMKQPFLPGEVKTLMIQLLRGVRHLHDNWILHRDLKTSNLLLSHKGILKVGDFGLAREYGSPLKPYTPVVVTLWYRSPELLLGAKEYSTAVDMWSVGCIFGELLTQKPLFPGKSEIDQINKIFKDLGSPSEKIWPGYNELPAVKKMTFTEYPYNNLRKRFGALLSDQGFDLMNKFLTYCPSKRILSDEALKHEYFRETPQPIEPSMFPTWPAKSEQQRVKRGTSPRPPEGGLGYSQLGDDDLKDSGFHLTTSNQGASAVGPGFSLKF, encoded by the exons ATGGGGGACGAAAAGGACACCTGGAAAGTGAAAACACTAGACGAAATTCTCCAAGAGAAGAAACGCAGAAGGGAgctggaagagaggacagagccCAAAAGCCAGAAAAAT TGCGTTCCGTGCCCTGGTCCACAGACGGATGATCGGGAAGCCAAACGAAACACTCCGGAGGAAGGAGAACTACGggataaaaaaatggaaataacAATCCGGAATTCCCCGTACATACGGGAAGACTCCACAGAGGACAG GGGCAGCCTGTTTGTTGAGTCGTTGGCACTAGACAGTCTTCCCAATTCCAGGGGAGAAGAGGATGAATCGCTGGCAATAAAGCCTCCCCAGCAAATGGCCAGGAAAGACAAATCTCACCACagaaaggaggagaagagaaaggaCAAGAGACGCCGTCGCAGTCACTCTGCTGAAGGAG tagcagcagcagggaAACACGTGCGGCCCAAAGACAGGGAGAGTGAGCGCAGGAAGCGGCAGTGGGAGGAGCAGGACAAGGCCCGGCGAGACTGGGAGAGGCAGAAACGCAGGGAGCAGGCCAGAGCCCAATCCCGCAGAGAGAG GGACAGGTTGGAGCAGGTGGAGCGCCAGCGCGAGAGAGACCGCAAGCTCCGTGAGCAGCAGCAGAAGGAGCAGCGcgagcagaaggagagagagaggagggcagaggagcgCCGCAAAGAGCGTGAGGCGCGCCGAGAAG TCCCGTCCCACCACCGTGCGCTGCCCGATGAGTACGGGGACAAGCCCAAACAGAGCCACCGCAGCCGCAGCCCCAACCAGGCTCCCCAGGACCGACTGGAGCACAGCAGCGAGCCACGTAGAACTAGTG TGAAAGATGAGAAGCCAGAGGACAAGGACCTTCTCTCTGACCTTCAGGACATCAGTGACAGTGAGAGGAAGACCAGCACAGGAGAGTCCTCCTTAG GCTCCGGCTCAGGGTCGGGCTCTGACGATGAGGAGGGTAATGGCGTTGAAGATGGATCTAGCAGCCTGAGCGAGGGAGAGAATGAGGAATCAGGCACAGGAGAATCTGACCAGACTGCAG GTGTGGTGAGTGAAGACGAGCAGTCTGAGGAAGAgtttgaggaagagagagagaacggcaaCCATATTCCCCCAG TGCCAGAGTCGCGATTTGACCACGATACTGAGGaaagtggagaggaagaggaagaggaggcaggGGATGGAGACGTGACCCCCCAGTCTGTGTCTCACTCCCACTCAGCCACCCCTGAGCCTGAGGAGAACTACATCCCCgactctccccccatctcccctGTGGAGCTAAAGAAGGAGCTGCCCAAGTAcctgccagctctacag GGCTGTCGCAGTGTCGAGGAGTTCCAGTGTCTGAATCGTATCGAGGAAGGGACCTACGGCGTGGTGTATAGGGCCAAGGACAAAAAGACAG ATGAGATTGTGGCCTTAAAGCGTCTGAagatggagaaggagaaagaaggTTTCCCCATCACGTCTCTCAGAGAGATCAACACCATTCTGAAGGCCCAGCACCCCAACATCGTCACTGTCAGG GAAATCGTCGTTGGAAGCAACATGGACAAGATCTACATTGTGATGAATTACGTGGAGCACGACCTGAAAAGCTTGATGGAGACCATGAAGCAGCCTTTTCTCCCAG GCGAAGTGAAGACGCTGATGATCCAGCTGCTGCGAGGCGTCCGTCATCTCCACGACAACTGGATCCTCCACCGCGACCTGAAGACCTCTAACCTGCTGCTCAGCCACAAGGGGATCCTGAAG GTGGGGGACTTTGGTCTGGCCCGTGAGTATGGTTCTCCCCTGAAGCCCTACACCCCTGTGGTGGTGACCCTGTGGTACCGTTCTCCAGAACTGCTGCTGGGAGCCAAA GAGTACTCCACAGCTGTGGACATGTGGTCTGTAGGCTGCATATTTGGAGAGCTCCTTACCCAGAAACCTCTCTTCCCTGGAAAATCCGAAATCGACCAAATTAACAAGATATTTAAG GACCTTGGGTCGCCCAGCGAGAAGATTTGGCCAGGCTACAACGAGCTCCCTGCTGTGAAGAAGATGACTTTTACAGAGTACCCCTACAACAACTTGCGCAAGCGCTTCGGAGCCCTGCTTTCAGACCAGGGCTTCGACCTCATGAACAA GTTCCTCACCTACTGCCCCAGCAAGAGGATCCTGTCGGACGAGGCGCTGAAGCACGAGTATTTCCGGGAGACACCGCAGCCCATCGAGCCCTCCATGTTCCCCACCTGGCCGGCCAAGAGCGAGCAACAGAGGGTGAAGAGGGGCACCAGCCCACGCCCCCCCGAGGGAGGCCTGGGCTACAGTCAGCTG GGTGACGATGACCTGAAAGACTCAGGCTTCCATCTGACTACCAGCAACCAAGGGGCTTCTGCCGTGGGCCCAGGGTTCAGCCTCAAGTTCTGA